CTTTTCTCAATAGAATATTAGCAGAGAACTATAATCGTTCTCTGCTATTTTTTGTTTACTACCGAAAATAGTTGCACTTTGAAATGTTATTATTGTTTTTCAGGTTAATTCTATTTTAAAATTTATATATCAAAGCATTTATTATTATACAATTTCAAAATAAGTCAATAGTATGACAATATTGATATTTACAACAATACAATTTTTAGTATTTTGCTGGGATATTTTTAACATCCGGATAAAATCATCAATACTTATTTTAACCTTCCCTATTTAAATATTAAATTGCACCTACGATAAAAAACTATGGACAAATACAGTTTTTTGGAAATAGCAGCATTTATAGGAATATTTTTGGTGCTATTTCTTGTCTTATTTTTATTGACGGTAAAAACCAAGCACAAACTTGCAAATTGGCTTCTTGCTTTTTTTCTTTTTACAAATGCCGTAGATGCTTGTAAATTTTTGATGCGTGATTTTCCTGTTAATTTCATCAACCTCGAGGCTTTCCGTTGGAGTATTAACTATTTGGTTCCGGCATCATTTTATTTCTATGTATTATCTGTTTGTTACTCCAACTTTCGATTAAAGCCAAAACATTTATTGCACACGATTCCCTTTGTTGCTTACAATTTGCTTCTAATGTGGGGAATCTATTTTGTAGATAGAGCCTCGAAAGTACATTTTATCAATGGCATGAATGACATGCCTCTAATGCATTTTTTTTATTTTCTTTTCGAATTTCTATTTCAAGTTTATTTTATTGCTTCATTTCTGGTTATTAGAAAGTCCAAAACCGTCTACCTAGAGAATTATACGAACCCCAATATTTCCGTACTTAACGCACTATATAAAATAACAATTCTCTATTATGTTTTACATTTTATAGTCCTTATGAGATGGCTGGTTACTTTTATTTTTGGGTTGGGCGAAATCCGGGCCTGGATAGTAACTCTTGATGGGTTTGCCTTTTTATTTTGTACGTGTTGGTATTTATTTGCTGCGTTAAACAATCCTGAATTTTTCCGAGGAGTAAATTCCGATTTAAAGCCAATTACAGAAGTTGTTCCGAAACAAAAATCTTCTCCTGTAATTGATGACGAAAAAAATAAGCAAATCCTAGCTTTAAAAGAATTAATGATTAAAAAAGAACCCTATCTCGATTCTTCATTAACGATTCAGGATTTGGCAGAACAATTAGATATGCCCGTCAAAGATTTGTCGGCTTTAATTAATCTGTATATGAATAAGCATTTTTTTGATTTCATTAATGAATATCGGATCGAAAAAGCGAAGGAAATATTGAAAGATCCTTTGCAAAAAGAACTCACTATTTTAGAGATTCTTTACCAAGTCGGTTTCAATTCCAAATCGTCGTTTAGTACTTCTTTTAAAAAATATACCGGAACAACTCCAACAGATTTTAGAAAAAATCCAAATTAATCTATTCTTTTTCTAAGAAATAGGTTCGACTTTTTTTAATCGGTCGCGTACTGAAGTTTTTTAAAGCATCTTTGCTGAAAGTTTTTTTAAAAATATAATCTCAATGAAGAACAAGTTTTTCTTATTATTAACAACTGTTTTATTGACAAATACACTTTCTGCCCAAGGGTTAAATAAACCCAAAGAAACAAAGAAGATACCTCAAAATTCGGCTGAACAAAAATCAGAAATCAATCAAATTGATTCCTTGATGATGAAATCTTACGAAAGAGGTTTATTCAATGGGAACGTCCTTGTCGTTAAAAACAATACGATTGTTTATAAAAAATCATTCGGTTTTACCGATGAAACGAAACAAACTCTTTTAACTGATCAATCAATATTTAACCCAGGCTCTATTGCCAAGGAGTTTAATGCGGTTTCTATCATGATTTTAGTGGAGCGTGGTCTTCTTACTCTGGATGACCCGATTTCCAAATTTGATTTGGGATTGCCGAAATGGTCGGAGAAAGTCACCATACGCCATCTGATTAATTATGCCAGTGGTATTCCTCGAATAGAGTCAGGTTTAACTATCATTAATGATGAAGGCGCTTGGAATATTTTGAGAAACAACGATACCTTACTTTTTGAACCAGGAACCGGCTACAGGTATGATAATGGGAATGTCTTTTTACAAAGAAGAATCATTGAAAAGGTAACTGGAGTATCATTTCAAGAATTTGTTACTAAAAATATAATTAAACCGTTGAAAATGACCAATTCGGTATTTGATCCAACATTTGGTTATAAAAACCGTACGTCTTGTTATGATTTTGACAATGTCCGATGCCCGGAAATGCAATTTATTAGTGGATGGCTTTGGGTAGACATCAATGATCTCTATAAATGGATTGAAGCGATGAATTCTAATCGCTTAATTTCCAAAGAATCCTTTCAAACGCTGTTGAATAATCCATATGCAAAAGACGAAGGTGGATCACTTGGCAGATACTTAGAAAAAGATGAATTACAGAGACACAATGGGATTTCTTATAAATTTGAATCCATTTTTTTAAACGATTTTAAAAATAATATTACAATAATTCTGATGTCCAATAATCTCAATAGAGTTTGGGATTTAGGGTATACTATTCACAACTTAATGTTAGGAAAAGAGTATGAAATCCCTAGAAAATCTGTTTATCAAGCGATAAGAAAGGAATCTCCAAATGACATCAATAAAGCTATAGAGACTTACTATTCACTCAAAGAAAATTCTAAAAATGAATATAGCTTTGAAAACCCGGGTGAACTGAATAAATTAGGATATGAGTTATTAAGACTTGGAAAAATCAATGAATCAATAGCAATATTCAAATTGGCCACAAAAGAATTTTCTAAAGATGCTAATGGATTCGATAGTCTGGGAGAAGCCTATTTTACAAATAAGCAATACGATTTAGCATTAGAGAGTTATAAAAAAGCAATCAGTCTTGGTGGAACCAACGGCAATGCAGAAAAAATGATCGAAAAAATTGAGAAAGAAATGGGGAAGTAAATTTTCAAATCAAATTTTAAACAAAAAATCCCGTATTAACGGGATTTTAGTTTCTTTTATTTACATTTATTTGATTTCTACAGGAACTGAGATTTTGTCCCAATCCATGGTGAAGCCATTACTGTTTATTTTATACACTAAAGTTTCCTGTGTTGCCGGTAAAGCCTTTGTTTTTACATCCACACGTAAGGCATCTTTTGCTTCTTCGTACTTATAAGCACCCCACTGTTTTGGCTCTTTGTTAAAAATCGCAGTCCAGGTTCCGCTTTGTTTAGGAATTAAGAAAAAGCTGTATTTACCTGCAGGAAGTTTTTTACCCTGAACGGTAATGTCTTTATCCGTTTCGAAAGTAGTTGCTTCATTGGCACCTGCACGCCAAACTTTATCATAAGCTTCCAAACCACCCCAGATGGTACGCCCTTTAACAGAAGGACTGCTATAGGCTATGGTAATGGTTGCATCTTTAATTTTCCCCGTAGCAGTAGCCGGAGGGCTGGCAGGTTTTTTAGTTTCCTGTGCAAAGGCATTTACTGAAATCGTCATTGCAGCAAAAACTACAGCAACAGTTTTAATCATTGTTTTCATAATATTTTTGTTTGTATGTTTATTTTGTTTGTTTACGAATTTACTGCTTTCTGCTTATAAAACAATAAACCAATTGCCGAAAATATAATGACGGCCACCGCCCCGATTACGTTAAGCCAAAGGAAAGAAACGATATCGAATTGATAAACGGCAATAACCGTAATTTCTGATAAAATGGCAGCAATAAACACATTGGAGCCGGTAATCTTTTTATAGTAAAAGGCAACCAGAAAAATTCCCAATATTGGGCCGTAGAAAAGAGAACCCAATACATTAACAGCTTCAATAAGGGAACCCATTTGAGTAGCAAACATAGCTACACCGATGGAGAAGATCCCCCAGGCTAAAGTGTGCAGGCGACTGTACTTCAATTCGGTTGCATCATCTAGAGTTTCTTTTTTAAATATCAAATGAACATCTTTCAGTGAGCAGGCGGCAAGGGAATTCAACGCTGCGGAAATTGAACCCCAACTGGCTAGAAAAATGACAGCAAACAGTAAACCGATCATCCCTACAGGCAAGGTGTTTTTCACAAAATACAGGAAAATATAATTGGTATCCGTTTTCTCTGCATTATAGTTTGAGTGATTGATCGCTTCCTCTACCCTGCCGTGAAGTTCTTTTACCTCGGTTTGTGTGTTTTTAAAATCCTGAATTGTTTTATTAAGCTGGGGAGAATGAGTTTCTTTTAACTTTAGAATTTCTTTTGATTCTGCATTAAATTTTATTTGCAGATTCTGATGTTCTTTTTCAAAAACCGCAGCCTGTTCAGGTTGTGTTTCCTTTAAATGTTGGTAAGAGCGTTCGTTAAAATAAATCGGAGCCGGTTTTAGAGAAAAGAAGGCGAAAAGCAAAGCACCGATGAGAAGAATAGAAAACTGCATCGGAATTTTAACCAATCCGTTCAACAGCAAGCCCATTTTTGCGTTGGTATTGTCTTTCGCTGTAATATACCTCCCAACCTGACTCTGGTCAGTCCCGAAGTAAGAAAGTGCCAGAAAAAAACCACCAATTAGCCCGCTCCAAATATTGTATTTATCTTTCCAATCGAATTCCGTGGTGATTACATTGAGCTTTCCGGATTTTCCCGCCAGATAAAGCGCATCCTTAAAACCAATTCCATTCGGCATATTCTGAATAAGCAGATACCCTGCAAAAGCCATGGTTCCCAGAATAATAAGAAACTGTAACTTTTGGGTGTGAGCGATTGCTTTTGCACCGCCAACATAGGTATAAATCAACAGAATACCACCTGTTAAAACATTGGTTAAATAAATATTCCAGTTTAAAACGCTTGATAAGATGATACTCGGAGCGTAGATGCTGATTCCCGTTGATAAGCCTCTCGAAAAAAGAAAAAGCAGTGAAGTGAGCACCCTTGTTTTTTTATCAAAACGGTTTTCTAAATATTCATAAGCAGTATAAACATTTAAGCGCTGAAAAATCGGGATAAAGGTGATACAGATCACAATCATCGCCAAAGGCAAGCCAAAGTAATACTGCACGAAACGCATGCCGTCTGTATATGCCTGACCCGGTGCTGAAAGAAAAGTAATGGCACTTGCCTGCGTCGCCATAATACCGATCAGCACAATATACCAGGGCATTTTATTATCTGCTTTCAGGTAGGATGCGTTGCTTTTTTGGCCACGACCGATGAATACACCGTAAACAACCACTGCAAACAGTGTAAAAATAAGAACTGTCCAATCTATCGTACTCATGCCCAGAATTTAGTAAACAAATAATAAAATGCGATCTGTAATACCAGTGCAACTGCTAATAATATATACCAGATATTCCAATTTTTAAGTGGTTTGTTCATCAGTTTTTCTGTGCAGATAAAAAGTTTAAAAATAAACGTGCCGCCCCAACATTTCCCGTAGGCAGCTGTCTGAAAAATGACAACGGAGTATAAATGAAATTACCCTTCCCGTATTGGGCATATAAAGTTGAGCCCTGAAGAGAATCTTCACCTGTATCGTGCATTTCAAAAAGCGGTTCGTATGCTGCATCCCATTTCTCAGGGAAATAAGCACCACGCTCCTGAACCCAACCTTTAAAATCATCCGCAGTAATTTTATTCGGAAAGTTCAGTAATTTATGATTTGGATTTAAAAACGTAACCGCAGCATTTTCTTCAGTAACCCGCTTATTGGCAATGCTGAAATTGTACATTCCCAATTGGTCAACGGTTGTATCCTGATTGGTGTTATACTGCATCACCAGATTACCCCCGGCTTTCACATAAGACCATAAGAAAGGCATCCAGCGGCCCAACTTTTTCTCCGTGTTATTGGCACGAATACCCAATATGATGGCATCATATTGCGATAGCTTGTTTTGACTGTTGTTTCCGCCAGATTCATCTATGTTGCCATAAAAATCTTCATCTTTCAAAACATCTACCTGAATACCTGCAATCCGTAGAAACTCAGGAATGAAATCCCCTGCTCCTTCTATGTAACCCACTTTTTTAACCTTCGTCTGAATATCACCTTTCATTACGGTTACCGTGGCGGGTGCAAAATATTGTAAGGAAGGTAAATGCGGATACTGAATTAATATTTGTTTTTTATTATACGTTACTCCATCAGCAATAAAATTGGCATCCAGTTGCAAACGAGTCGCATTTATTGTGGCAAGCTTAGCTTTTGGAATAACGTAATCGATGGTAACATCTTTCCCGTTGAGCGAACTTACACCAGCACCACCTAACCGTTCCCCGCTATACATCAGGTTTACTTTACCATTACTGATTTTTTTGCTGGAATTAACCTTTACATTTAAACTCAAATGTAAATCTTCATTTTCTTTGACTAAATAAAGAGGTTGTGTAAATTTCAGTTCCAATGCAGGAACAATGCGCAAGGCTTCGACCACATCACCCCGCACCGGATCTAATTTCTTGAAAGATAAAGGAATTTTAACCTGAAAAATTTCAGAACCGATTTTTAAACCAACCCAAACATTCAATGGTGATTCTGCCTCAGGCAAACCGATTAAAGTATCATTCGGAACAAAGAAAGTTGCTGCGTTCGTGGGAGACTTTGCCAACCAGTAAGGTTCTGTGAGTGTTGCATCAGCAGGAATCTGAATGTCATGCTGAATGGTAATTAAAGAATCTTTTGATAGCTTTCTGTTGAAGCTTTCTGACTGACTTAACCATTGTACATTGTCTAAAACGACAGGATTTTCAGCCCTTGAAATCAAATTTAATCTGAAATTGTAATGATCCCCGGCAACCGCTTCAGCCTGATTGGTCACTACCTCGCCCATAAACCCAGCACAGCTTACAATAATATGGTCGAGAGATTTAATTTTATCCTTTTTAAGGTCTGAATCATTTAGCGCCATGACCTTTTTTCGCAAAGCAAGCAAAGCAGGTAAACTGAGGTCTGGATTATTGAAATTGAAAGCTGAAATAATTTTATCTAATGATTGGTCAATATCAGCGTTTCCTTTTGCGGTCCAGGTTTTAGCTACGCCGTCAAAAAGTGTTGCTTTTGCAGGCTCGCCAGTAACGTGGGCAAAATATTCTGTTCTGATCCCGGCTACAGACTGTGTTCCTGCACCCTGGCTTTTATGTAAACTTCTGCTTAATCCTGCCAATTCACCATAGCCCATTCCCAATTGCGCATCATATTGCCCAACGGTAACTTTCAGTTGATTTTCAGCTGTCGTATTGACCCCACCAAATCGGAAAGTGTTCCACAATACGCGTTTTGGCTGCCATGCATTAACATATTTCAGTTGATCCGGGAAAGCCGTTTTATCACCTGCCAGCTTAAAAGCTTTTTCAGCAACCACGGCCGAAGCCGCATGTTGTCCGTGGCCTGCCGCAGCAGTAGGAGGAAAACGACAAATGATCACATCAGGACGGAATTGACGGATGACCCAAACCACATCCGCTATAATGCTATTTTCGTCCCATTGCTTAAAGGTATCGGTGGTATTTTTAGAGAACCCGAAATCAATTGCCCGGGTAAAAAACTGTCGGGCACCGTCTAACTTTCTTGCCTCTAAAAGTTCATGCGTTCTGATTAAACCCAATGCAGCACCCTGCTCTGTGCCTAATAAATTCTGACCACCATCACCTCTGGTTAAAGACAAATAGCCTGTTTCTACATTTTGGTCGTTGATTAACCAGGAAAGCAATCCTGTATTCTCATCATCGGGATGGGCCGCAAGGTATAAAACTTTAGGCAGCTGTTTAAGTGTTTTGAGTTCACGGTAAATTTCAGATGATTTTGATGGCCGAACCTGCTGGGCCGAACAAAAAACCGTATAAAATCCAAGGATACATACAGTGCTTACTTTTTTAAACATTTAATTTTACTTTGCAGGGCAAATATAAGTAAATCATCTTTCTTTCAACCTCAAAAGAAAAAGCACTTACTCATTCCAAACATTCTATTATATTCTGCGTAAAATCTTGTGTGATGGTGAAGATCAACTATGCCAAGTTCGTTTGTCTTTAATGCTTAGAATTACATTGCAAGAAACTTTATCTACAAGATAATTTATCTAATAAAAATTAAGCTTTGTAAATAAATCATATTTTTCGATGATTTTTTGATTAAAAAAATTAACGCAAAGTTTATTAATAATTCTGCTTTATTTTAAGTTAGCAAAGTGATGCGACTTTGTCGCTGATGAAGCGGTCTGTTTCACATAGGCTTCGACGAATCAACTCCGTTGATTCTATCCTTTGCTTTCTTACAATCAACAGTTTTAAAAATGAAAACTTTGCGTCAGAAAAACACATCATCAGTACACGAATCATCTTTATCAATACCTCCCAACCTTTATTTACAAACAATCTTCTTATCCTGAATTGGTTTCAGCTATCTTCTTTTCTTTCCTTCTTTGAAGTATAAGGTGCGCAGCATCCAGCATTTTAATTGTATGAATGTAGGGCATAACGATATTCCTTTCCGGTAGATTTTCATAGACGCCCATTGAGAAATAGACGATTCCGGACATAAAATAATCAAATTCTTTGATGCTGTATTCTCTGAATGCTTTTTTGAAAACCAACAGAGGATTCCGGTATTCCTTATCCGAAAGCAGGCCAAGAACCCACGGGAAAATCTTTTCCGGTTGACTATCGACAATCCATTTCCTTTCCTTCAGCATGATGAGATATCCTGCCCGGATCAGCGACCTCATCGAATGGTAAAACTCAAAGATAACCGCCGGATCTTCATGGATCCAACTATTCCTCTTTACCGCATAATTCATCAAATTGCTGAGCCTTTCTTTGGAAACATCCAGCTCATTGAACTGAAAGAAAGTTTCCATCAGCTGCAAGCCGGAACGCTTTTTACCTGCCAAAAACCGGGGAGCAAAATCTGTTTTTATCTTTTTCATTGTTTGTATTTTTAGAATGCATAAAACCACCAGCCTACCGATGTACGCTGAGTTCTATTGTAAATGATGAATAGAAATAAAATCTGTGTTCCCGTGAAAGCCCTGAAGCCGCAATGGATTGTACACTCCATTGTATCCTATCATGATACTTTATGTGGTGAAGCGGCTTAGAAAAAGATGATTGTAGAAAAACAGAACGGCATGAAATAAAAAACGGCATGAGACTCTACAATATCCGATCTGAGGTACTGGTATACCTTACGTACAGATAAGAGAGCCCACGCCTAGGTCGTGAGCTTCCTGCTTATCGTCTCGTACGTTTAAAAATTACCAGTTTTCAGATCGAGATTCTAAGCAATAGCTTCTATTATTCTTTGAAGTATCGCAAAATTACTTTAATAAGTAATCTTTTCCAAATATATATAAAATCACACTGTAAACCAAATGGATTACAAAAGTTTTTATCAAATATTCTAAAATTGTTGAATGAGCCTTAGCAAAGACGATATTGAACTTAGAAATAAGATAACTCAAAGATTAATTGATCTGAGAAAGTCTACCGGATTAAATCAAAGCGATTTCGCCAAACTTCACGATATCGACAGACAACAAGTCAACAGATGGGAAAGTTTTGAAAGTGAACGAGGAGTTACCATTTACACCATAAATAGATTCTGTATACTTTTAAAAATTACAATACAAGATTTTTTTAATGATCCATTATTCAAATAAATCCTGACGAAAGTTGGGATTTTTTTTGTGACAGATTTTTCAAAATCTTTAAGAAATTCCGTGAAAATACTGATTGAAAATTTTAAGAGGGTTTTTATTTTTGTTGTTTACAGTAAATTAAAATTATTATCGATACAATACACTTAAATATGGAAAAAAAATTCAGAAATATACTTATAGGACTTTCAATATTTACGCTTTTATTATTTTTAATAGATTCATATTTTGATATTTCCAATTTGGAAAAAGATCAAAATATAATCTTCGATTCTGATAAATTGCAACAGTACGTTCGAGGATTGGCACTTTCTTTATTAATCCTTATTATTACAATAGCTATTATTGAAATTTATATTAGAAATCTTCAAGAAATTAAAAGAAGAGAAGAAAGTACCGCACAATTAAATAAAGCTATAAAACTATTAGTATTATCATTAAAGGCTTATCAAAAAAAATTATATTTTTTGTTATATGATGACTCAAGAAAAGACATAATAAATTACTCTCCAAATTTTCCTTTTAAATATCTGGCAAATATTTTTGATAAAAATATTAATTTAAGCAGCACCTTTTTAATTAAAACTAGGCTAAAGGATTATAATTATGCTTATAATCAATTTAAATCTGAACTTTGGTCAGTTTATTTAAATAGCAATCTACCAACAGATAGTAATTTATATGTTATTTTAAACGAATTAGTAGACAATTTAGAAGAGAATGAAAACTTCGAAAGCCTAATCGATTATTCTCAAAGTCCTAAACTTCAAGAATTTACTTTAAACTTAGTTCGTGAATCGAAAATCAAGATGGAGGTAACAGCTAGCAATGCGCTGAATCCATATATCTATCTATATAAATCCATCAATTCTATTTTAAATTTCAAGGAAAAATTGAAAGGATTATAATCTAATAGATAAAACTGTTTTTATTCCTTAACTCTCTGAAGTCTCCTAACTTACGGAAAACCGTAAATTAAACTAAAATATTATTCATATAATTGTTTTCTTAACTATTAATTATGGATAAAAAAATTTACATGCCTATACTAAAAGGCAAAAAAGGAGAATTTGATGCATTAAAAATGTTAAAAGAAGATGTTCAATCCGTCATTCTACCTCTTATTGAAGTTCCTGCAATTCCATGGGATTTTGTGAATGAAAAAGAAGCATCTTCTATAGACAAACAAATCTCCTCAACTGTTAAAAGTATTACATCTTCTTGGGATCCCCAAAATGAGATTTTAATTGATACAAATAGCTTGGATGAAAACTTTGATGCAGCAAGAAAAACAATTAATGTATTAACAGAAGCATTAATTGAAGAAGGATATTTACCTATTCCTGTTATTCATATTAGTGCAACTGACGAAGTTTTATCTAATTTAATATATCAGGATTTTGTATGTATTAGAATTAGTTTTGAAGACCAAGAAGCTTTTGATATTAATGATGAAATTGATAGAATAAAAAAAGTTTTAAATAGCGATTTATCAGATATTATATTGTTATTGGATATGAATTATCTGTCTCCAGAAAATGGTTTAATGGGGCAAATGTCTTCAAAAGCATTAGTTAATTCAATACAAAATATAGATAATTTTAAAGACTTTTATTTTGCTGCAACCAGTTTTCCAATTAACTTAAGTGGATGTAAAACTAATTCAGTTACTGAGATTGAAAGAATTGAAGTTTTAATTCATGAATACT
The Chryseobacterium sp. W4I1 DNA segment above includes these coding regions:
- a CDS encoding AraC family transcriptional regulator; translation: MDKYSFLEIAAFIGIFLVLFLVLFLLTVKTKHKLANWLLAFFLFTNAVDACKFLMRDFPVNFINLEAFRWSINYLVPASFYFYVLSVCYSNFRLKPKHLLHTIPFVAYNLLLMWGIYFVDRASKVHFINGMNDMPLMHFFYFLFEFLFQVYFIASFLVIRKSKTVYLENYTNPNISVLNALYKITILYYVLHFIVLMRWLVTFIFGLGEIRAWIVTLDGFAFLFCTCWYLFAALNNPEFFRGVNSDLKPITEVVPKQKSSPVIDDEKNKQILALKELMIKKEPYLDSSLTIQDLAEQLDMPVKDLSALINLYMNKHFFDFINEYRIEKAKEILKDPLQKELTILEILYQVGFNSKSSFSTSFKKYTGTTPTDFRKNPN
- a CDS encoding serine hydrolase domain-containing protein translates to MKNKFFLLLTTVLLTNTLSAQGLNKPKETKKIPQNSAEQKSEINQIDSLMMKSYERGLFNGNVLVVKNNTIVYKKSFGFTDETKQTLLTDQSIFNPGSIAKEFNAVSIMILVERGLLTLDDPISKFDLGLPKWSEKVTIRHLINYASGIPRIESGLTIINDEGAWNILRNNDTLLFEPGTGYRYDNGNVFLQRRIIEKVTGVSFQEFVTKNIIKPLKMTNSVFDPTFGYKNRTSCYDFDNVRCPEMQFISGWLWVDINDLYKWIEAMNSNRLISKESFQTLLNNPYAKDEGGSLGRYLEKDELQRHNGISYKFESIFLNDFKNNITIILMSNNLNRVWDLGYTIHNLMLGKEYEIPRKSVYQAIRKESPNDINKAIETYYSLKENSKNEYSFENPGELNKLGYELLRLGKINESIAIFKLATKEFSKDANGFDSLGEAYFTNKQYDLALESYKKAISLGGTNGNAEKMIEKIEKEMGK
- a CDS encoding DUF2911 domain-containing protein, with amino-acid sequence MKTMIKTVAVVFAAMTISVNAFAQETKKPASPPATATGKIKDATITIAYSSPSVKGRTIWGGLEAYDKVWRAGANEATTFETDKDITVQGKKLPAGKYSFFLIPKQSGTWTAIFNKEPKQWGAYKYEEAKDALRVDVKTKALPATQETLVYKINSNGFTMDWDKISVPVEIK
- a CDS encoding sodium:solute symporter, which encodes MSTIDWTVLIFTLFAVVVYGVFIGRGQKSNASYLKADNKMPWYIVLIGIMATQASAITFLSAPGQAYTDGMRFVQYYFGLPLAMIVICITFIPIFQRLNVYTAYEYLENRFDKKTRVLTSLLFLFSRGLSTGISIYAPSIILSSVLNWNIYLTNVLTGGILLIYTYVGGAKAIAHTQKLQFLIILGTMAFAGYLLIQNMPNGIGFKDALYLAGKSGKLNVITTEFDWKDKYNIWSGLIGGFFLALSYFGTDQSQVGRYITAKDNTNAKMGLLLNGLVKIPMQFSILLIGALLFAFFSLKPAPIYFNERSYQHLKETQPEQAAVFEKEHQNLQIKFNAESKEILKLKETHSPQLNKTIQDFKNTQTEVKELHGRVEEAINHSNYNAEKTDTNYIFLYFVKNTLPVGMIGLLFAVIFLASWGSISAALNSLAACSLKDVHLIFKKETLDDATELKYSRLHTLAWGIFSIGVAMFATQMGSLIEAVNVLGSLFYGPILGIFLVAFYYKKITGSNVFIAAILSEITVIAVYQFDIVSFLWLNVIGAVAVIIFSAIGLLFYKQKAVNS
- a CDS encoding PIG-L family deacetylase; the encoded protein is MFKKVSTVCILGFYTVFCSAQQVRPSKSSEIYRELKTLKQLPKVLYLAAHPDDENTGLLSWLINDQNVETGYLSLTRGDGGQNLLGTEQGAALGLIRTHELLEARKLDGARQFFTRAIDFGFSKNTTDTFKQWDENSIIADVVWVIRQFRPDVIICRFPPTAAAGHGQHAASAVVAEKAFKLAGDKTAFPDQLKYVNAWQPKRVLWNTFRFGGVNTTAENQLKVTVGQYDAQLGMGYGELAGLSRSLHKSQGAGTQSVAGIRTEYFAHVTGEPAKATLFDGVAKTWTAKGNADIDQSLDKIISAFNFNNPDLSLPALLALRKKVMALNDSDLKKDKIKSLDHIIVSCAGFMGEVVTNQAEAVAGDHYNFRLNLISRAENPVVLDNVQWLSQSESFNRKLSKDSLITIQHDIQIPADATLTEPYWLAKSPTNAATFFVPNDTLIGLPEAESPLNVWVGLKIGSEIFQVKIPLSFKKLDPVRGDVVEALRIVPALELKFTQPLYLVKENEDLHLSLNVKVNSSKKISNGKVNLMYSGERLGGAGVSSLNGKDVTIDYVIPKAKLATINATRLQLDANFIADGVTYNKKQILIQYPHLPSLQYFAPATVTVMKGDIQTKVKKVGYIEGAGDFIPEFLRIAGIQVDVLKDEDFYGNIDESGGNNSQNKLSQYDAIILGIRANNTEKKLGRWMPFLWSYVKAGGNLVMQYNTNQDTTVDQLGMYNFSIANKRVTEENAAVTFLNPNHKLLNFPNKITADDFKGWVQERGAYFPEKWDAAYEPLFEMHDTGEDSLQGSTLYAQYGKGNFIYTPLSFFRQLPTGNVGAARLFLNFLSAQKN
- a CDS encoding helix-turn-helix transcriptional regulator, yielding MSLSKDDIELRNKITQRLIDLRKSTGLNQSDFAKLHDIDRQQVNRWESFESERGVTIYTINRFCILLKITIQDFFNDPLFK
- a CDS encoding beta family protein, encoding MDKKIYMPILKGKKGEFDALKMLKEDVQSVILPLIEVPAIPWDFVNEKEASSIDKQISSTVKSITSSWDPQNEILIDTNSLDENFDAARKTINVLTEALIEEGYLPIPVIHISATDEVLSNLIYQDFVCIRISFEDQEAFDINDEIDRIKKVLNSDLSDIILLLDMNYLSPENGLMGQMSSKALVNSIQNIDNFKDFYFAATSFPINLSGCKTNSVTEIERIEVLIHEYFRANGSKLNRMPKFSDYCISNPDVLEMDPRLMTIGASVRYTGENHWYIFKGSSIKKHGSEQYYKLCADIVASQVYRGEVFSWGDEQIHNKSTRNGGPGNPTIWRQIGTNHHITLVIDQLSK